A genome region from Micromonospora inyonensis includes the following:
- the moaC gene encoding cyclic pyranopterin monophosphate synthase MoaC has translation MTDPAQLTHLDPAGAARMVDVSAKPVSGRRAVAAGRLRTTPEVIGLLRRDGLPKGDALAVGRLAGIMGAKRTPDLIPLCHPIALHGVTVDFELTEDTVEITVSTRTADRTGVEMEALTAVATAGLALVDMVKAVDPAASVDGVRVLRKEGGKTGDWRRPEDRP, from the coding sequence GTGACCGATCCCGCGCAGTTGACGCACCTCGACCCGGCGGGCGCGGCCCGCATGGTCGACGTCTCCGCCAAACCGGTCTCCGGCCGCCGGGCCGTGGCCGCCGGTCGGCTGCGGACCACGCCCGAGGTGATCGGGCTGCTCCGGCGGGACGGCCTGCCCAAGGGCGACGCGCTCGCCGTGGGTCGCCTCGCCGGCATCATGGGCGCCAAGCGGACGCCGGACCTGATCCCGCTCTGCCACCCGATCGCCCTGCACGGGGTGACCGTGGACTTCGAGTTGACCGAGGACACGGTGGAGATCACCGTCTCCACGCGGACCGCAGACCGGACCGGCGTGGAGATGGAGGCGCTCACCGCGGTCGCCACCGCCGGGCTCGCCCTGGTCGACATGGTCAAGGCCGTCGACCCGGCGGCTTCCGTCGACGGGGTACGCGTACTCCGCAAGGAGGGCGGTAAGACCGGCGACTGGCGGCGGCCGGAGGACCGGCCGTGA
- a CDS encoding ATP-binding protein gives MDPVRNPYAPGAGQRPPELAGRGRELDVFDIVLERIARGRPERSLMLTGLRGVGKTVLLNTLRSQAIGRLWGTGKIEARPDQSVRRPVAAALHMAVRELAPRHRAPERIDAFLGVLKAFAQRGVSVPAGRRAAGAPRLRDRWQPGIDVPAASGRADSGDIEIDLVELLTDAASVAADVGTGIAVFIDEMQDVGPEDVSALCAACHELSQLGAPLIVVGAGLPHLPAVLSAAKSYSERLYRYQRIDRLDRIAADQALCAPAAREEVEYEPKALDLLYESSGGYPYFVQAYGKATWDHAPRSPITAADVRVAAPEAEAELAVGFFGSRFERATPAEREYMRAMATLSRVDADVGEARDDMDAAVPTAEIARALDRKPASLSPARDALIKKGLIYSGERGTVAFTVPHFGRYLRTQPG, from the coding sequence GTGGATCCGGTCCGCAACCCGTACGCCCCGGGCGCCGGGCAGCGTCCCCCCGAGCTGGCTGGCCGGGGGCGGGAGCTGGACGTCTTCGACATCGTCCTGGAGCGGATCGCCCGGGGCCGCCCGGAACGGAGCCTGATGCTCACCGGGCTGCGTGGGGTGGGCAAGACCGTCCTGCTCAACACCCTGCGGTCCCAGGCCATCGGACGACTCTGGGGCACCGGCAAGATCGAGGCGCGGCCGGACCAGTCGGTACGCCGCCCGGTGGCGGCGGCCCTGCACATGGCGGTCCGGGAACTCGCTCCCCGGCACCGCGCGCCGGAGCGGATCGACGCCTTCCTCGGCGTGCTCAAGGCGTTCGCCCAACGGGGTGTGTCCGTCCCGGCCGGACGCCGGGCGGCCGGCGCGCCGCGTCTGCGGGACCGCTGGCAGCCGGGGATCGACGTGCCCGCCGCCAGCGGCCGGGCCGACTCCGGGGACATCGAGATCGACCTGGTGGAACTGCTCACCGACGCCGCGAGCGTGGCTGCCGACGTCGGCACCGGCATCGCGGTCTTCATCGACGAGATGCAGGACGTCGGTCCGGAGGACGTCAGCGCCCTCTGCGCCGCCTGCCACGAGCTGTCCCAGCTCGGCGCACCGTTGATCGTGGTCGGTGCCGGGCTGCCGCACCTGCCGGCGGTGCTCAGCGCCGCCAAGTCCTACTCCGAACGGCTCTACCGCTACCAGCGCATCGACCGGCTCGACCGGATCGCCGCCGACCAGGCGCTCTGCGCGCCGGCCGCGCGGGAGGAGGTGGAGTACGAGCCGAAGGCGCTGGACCTGCTCTACGAGTCCTCCGGCGGATACCCCTACTTCGTCCAGGCGTACGGGAAGGCCACCTGGGACCATGCGCCCCGCTCGCCGATCACCGCCGCCGACGTCCGGGTGGCCGCTCCCGAGGCCGAGGCGGAGCTGGCGGTGGGCTTCTTCGGGTCCCGCTTCGAGCGGGCGACCCCGGCCGAGCGGGAGTACATGCGGGCGATGGCGACCCTGTCCCGGGTCGACGCGGACGTCGGCGAGGCCCGGGACGACATGGACGCGGCGGTGCCGACCGCCGAGATCGCCCGGGCCCTGGACCGGAAGCCGGCCAGCCTCTCCCCGGCCCGGGACGCGCTGATCAAGAAGGGGCTGATCTACTCCGGGGAGCGGGGCACGGTGGCGTTCACCGTTCCCCACTTCGGCCGCTACCTGCGGACCCAACCGGGCTGA
- a CDS encoding molybdopterin molybdotransferase MoeA, with protein sequence MRSESTGSTAVGEPTGAPPPARWEEARARVYAVGLAAALPVVTRPLAEADGHTLAEPLTPRTDLPAFPTSSVDGWAVRGPGPWRVVGRVLAGSAPEPLAGDGTTVEIATGAMVPEGTSAILRIEDSTRTADGRVDGTPRPAPEWRPTGEEARAGEELLPAGTPVDPGLIGLAASCGHDSLPVRRPPRAALIVFGDELLTTGPPAAGRVRDALGPAVPAWLRRYGCQVRPADVVGPVADTLPAHVAALRAALTGADLVCTTGGTMHGPVDHLHPALQALGADYVVNTVAVRPGFPMLLARLVGDDGRARFVAGLPGNPQSAIVALVSLVAPLLAGLQGRPMPVLPSATLAEPIRGRGSYTHLALVRLDAAAGTAHPVHHVGSAMLRGLAGADGFAVIRPDTTGEAGARVPVVPLPLLPGERPS encoded by the coding sequence GTGCGCAGTGAGTCGACCGGGTCCACCGCCGTCGGGGAGCCGACCGGCGCACCCCCGCCGGCCCGCTGGGAGGAGGCCCGCGCCCGGGTCTACGCGGTCGGCCTGGCCGCCGCGCTCCCCGTGGTCACCCGGCCGCTCGCCGAGGCCGACGGCCACACCCTCGCCGAGCCGCTGACGCCCCGTACCGACCTGCCCGCCTTTCCCACCTCCAGCGTGGACGGCTGGGCGGTGCGCGGGCCGGGACCATGGCGGGTCGTGGGCCGGGTCCTCGCCGGCAGCGCCCCGGAGCCGTTGGCGGGGGACGGTACGACGGTCGAGATCGCCACCGGCGCGATGGTGCCCGAGGGCACCTCCGCCATCCTGCGGATCGAGGACTCCACGCGCACCGCCGACGGCCGGGTGGACGGCACGCCCCGACCCGCCCCCGAGTGGCGGCCGACCGGCGAGGAGGCCCGGGCCGGTGAGGAACTCCTGCCCGCCGGCACCCCGGTCGACCCGGGGCTGATCGGGTTGGCCGCCTCCTGCGGCCACGACTCGTTGCCGGTCCGCCGGCCACCCCGGGCCGCGCTTATCGTCTTCGGCGACGAACTGCTCACCACCGGCCCGCCCGCCGCCGGCCGGGTCCGTGACGCGCTCGGCCCGGCGGTGCCGGCCTGGCTGCGGCGGTACGGCTGCCAGGTGCGCCCCGCCGACGTCGTCGGCCCGGTCGCCGACACGCTCCCGGCCCACGTGGCCGCCCTGCGCGCCGCCCTGACCGGTGCGGACCTGGTCTGCACCACCGGCGGGACCATGCACGGGCCGGTCGACCACCTGCACCCCGCCCTCCAGGCACTCGGTGCCGACTACGTGGTCAACACGGTGGCGGTCCGGCCCGGCTTCCCGATGCTCCTGGCCCGGCTGGTCGGCGACGACGGCCGGGCCCGCTTCGTCGCCGGACTGCCCGGCAATCCGCAGTCGGCGATCGTCGCGCTGGTCTCCCTGGTGGCACCGTTGCTCGCCGGACTCCAGGGCCGACCGATGCCGGTGCTGCCGTCCGCCACCCTGGCCGAGCCGATCCGGGGTCGGGGCTCCTACACCCACCTGGCCCTGGTCCGGCTGGACGCCGCGGCCGGCACCGCCCACCCGGTCCACCACGTCGGCTCCGCGATGCTGCGCGGGCTGGCCGGCGCGGACGGGTTCGCGGTGATCCGTCCGGACACCACCGGGGAGGCGGGGGCGCGCGTACCGGTCGTGCCGCTGCCACTGCTGCCCGGGGAGCGTCCGTCGTGA
- a CDS encoding GNAT family N-acetyltransferase encodes MTTLRLRPEGPADVDPIRRVLAGAFARPDVSVPPEVRLADELRGGDAWLPELAMVAEYGGEVAGYALLTRVHVDPGQFPALVLGPVAVAPHRQRIGLGTSVVQAALEAATELGERLVVVLGDPAYYRRFGFDRADRMGLSSPWSGLGEPWQSLVLPPTVSGEAAVPRGEVVFPPPWSRV; translated from the coding sequence GTGACCACGCTGCGGCTGCGACCCGAGGGCCCCGCCGACGTCGACCCGATCCGGCGGGTGCTCGCCGGGGCCTTCGCCCGCCCCGACGTGTCGGTCCCGCCCGAGGTGCGGCTGGCCGACGAGCTGCGCGGCGGCGACGCCTGGCTCCCCGAACTGGCGATGGTCGCCGAGTACGGCGGTGAGGTGGCCGGCTACGCCCTGCTGACCCGGGTACACGTCGACCCCGGCCAGTTCCCGGCGTTGGTGCTCGGGCCGGTGGCGGTGGCGCCGCACCGGCAGCGGATCGGCCTCGGCACCTCTGTCGTGCAGGCCGCCCTGGAGGCGGCCACGGAACTCGGCGAGCGGCTGGTCGTGGTGCTCGGCGACCCGGCGTACTACCGGCGGTTCGGGTTCGACCGGGCGGACCGGATGGGACTGTCCAGCCCCTGGTCCGGCCTGGGCGAGCCGTGGCAGTCCCTGGTGCTGCCGCCGACCGTCAGCGGGGAGGCCGCGGTGCCCCGGGGCGAGGTGGTCTTCCCACCCCCCTGGTCCCGGGTCTGA
- a CDS encoding UvrD-helicase domain-containing protein: protein MPPFSAAPSGGPSPFVADLHIHSKYSRACSRDLTLPNLGWWARRKGIGVLGTGDFTHPAWYDHLRETLHPAEPGLYRLGPEAERDIARRLPPRLSDAAEADPVRFMLSVEISTIYKRGDRTRKVHHLIYLPDLDAVARFNAALGRIGNLGSDGRPILGLDSRDLLEITLEASPDGYLVPAHIWTPWFSALGSKSGFDAIADCYADLAGHIFAVETGLSSDPAMNWRVASLDAYRLVSNSDAHSPPALAREATVFATGRDYFAIRDALRTGDGLAGTIEFFPEEGKYHADGHRVCGVNWSPEQTRAAGGRCPECGKPLTVGVLSRVEELADRTEGHRPEQARDVTHLVPLAEILGEINKVGPRSKKVEGKLNDLVAGLGPELEILTTSPLDEIQRVGGELLAEGIGRLRRGEVRRVPGFDGEYGVITLFDPAELGADGRSGGQETLFDVPVPKQRSPKEPPAAPRAKSPAKAEPKRRPAREAAVPAPPIAPPPSPHEPFEPMLAGMEEVGTGLLDRLDAMQRVAASAPGGPLLIVAGPGTGKTRTLTHRIAYLCAELGVFPETCLAITFTRRAAEELRHRLDGLLGPVAEDVTVGTFHSLGLTILRENAEAVGLPGDFRIADDADRTAARTEAGEDAAAYTALLRKQQLVDLDELLTLPVELLRGDRRLVQRYRDRWQWIFVDEYQDVDAVQYELLRLLSPADGNLCAIGDPDQAIYSFRGADVGYFLRFSQDFTDARLVRLNRNYRSSAPILAAAVQAITPSSLVRGRRLDPARLDPEAPLVGRYPAATVADEADFVVRTIDDLVGGLSHRSLDSGRIDGRSSTVSFSDIAVLYRTDAQAAPIVDALARANIPVQKRSHDRLRDRPGVSAIARELRHADGLDGALPARVRLVGQVLADRFATPTLDSTGSVRPEDVRTAVDLLTPLARRCGDDLPLFLSQLATGAEVDALDPRAEAVTLLTLHAAKGLEFPVVFLVGCEDGLLPLRWPGSSPDEDDVAEERRLFFVGLTRAQDRLYVSHTGRRVRHGSERDCRPSPFLDVIDPGLFERLGGAEPARPKNRQLRLM, encoded by the coding sequence GTGCCTCCGTTCAGCGCCGCACCCTCCGGTGGCCCCTCGCCGTTCGTCGCGGACCTGCACATCCACTCGAAGTACTCGCGGGCGTGCAGCCGCGACCTGACGTTGCCGAATCTGGGCTGGTGGGCCCGGCGCAAGGGCATCGGCGTGCTCGGCACCGGCGACTTCACCCACCCCGCCTGGTACGACCACCTGCGGGAGACCCTGCACCCGGCCGAGCCCGGCCTGTACCGGCTCGGTCCCGAGGCCGAGCGGGACATCGCGCGCCGGCTCCCGCCCCGGCTGTCCGACGCGGCCGAGGCGGACCCGGTCCGGTTCATGCTCAGCGTGGAGATCTCCACCATCTACAAGCGGGGCGACCGGACCCGCAAGGTGCACCATCTGATCTACCTGCCCGACCTGGACGCGGTGGCCCGGTTCAACGCCGCCCTCGGCCGGATCGGCAACCTCGGCTCGGACGGCCGCCCGATCCTCGGGTTGGACTCCCGGGACCTACTGGAGATCACCCTGGAGGCGAGCCCGGACGGGTACCTCGTCCCCGCGCACATCTGGACGCCGTGGTTCTCCGCGCTCGGCTCGAAGTCCGGTTTCGACGCGATCGCCGACTGCTACGCCGACCTGGCCGGCCACATCTTCGCGGTGGAGACCGGGCTCTCCTCCGACCCGGCCATGAACTGGCGGGTGGCCAGCCTCGACGCGTACCGGCTGGTCTCCAACTCGGACGCCCACTCGCCGCCCGCGCTGGCCCGCGAGGCGACGGTCTTCGCCACCGGGCGGGACTACTTCGCCATCCGGGACGCGCTGCGGACCGGCGACGGGCTGGCCGGGACGATCGAGTTCTTCCCGGAGGAGGGGAAGTACCACGCCGACGGGCACCGGGTCTGCGGGGTGAACTGGTCGCCCGAGCAGACCCGGGCGGCCGGCGGGCGTTGCCCGGAGTGCGGCAAGCCGCTCACCGTCGGCGTGCTCAGCCGGGTCGAGGAGCTGGCCGACCGGACCGAGGGGCACCGCCCGGAGCAGGCCCGAGACGTCACCCACCTGGTGCCGCTCGCCGAGATCCTCGGCGAGATCAACAAGGTGGGTCCCCGCTCGAAGAAGGTGGAGGGGAAGCTCAACGACCTGGTCGCCGGCCTCGGCCCGGAGTTGGAGATCCTGACCACCTCCCCGCTGGACGAGATCCAGCGGGTCGGCGGGGAACTGCTCGCCGAGGGGATCGGCCGGCTCCGGCGGGGCGAGGTGCGCCGGGTGCCGGGCTTCGACGGCGAGTACGGGGTGATCACCCTCTTCGACCCCGCCGAGCTGGGCGCGGACGGCCGGTCGGGCGGGCAGGAGACGCTGTTCGACGTACCGGTGCCGAAGCAGCGGTCGCCGAAGGAGCCGCCGGCCGCGCCCCGGGCCAAGAGCCCGGCGAAGGCCGAACCGAAACGGCGGCCGGCACGCGAGGCGGCCGTGCCCGCCCCGCCGATCGCGCCCCCGCCCTCGCCACACGAGCCGTTCGAGCCGATGCTCGCCGGGATGGAGGAGGTCGGCACCGGCCTGCTGGACCGGCTGGACGCCATGCAGCGGGTGGCCGCCTCCGCGCCGGGCGGTCCGCTGCTGATCGTGGCCGGGCCGGGCACCGGCAAGACCCGGACGCTGACCCACCGGATCGCCTACCTCTGCGCCGAGCTGGGCGTCTTCCCGGAGACCTGCCTGGCGATCACCTTCACCCGGCGGGCCGCCGAGGAACTGCGGCACCGTCTCGACGGGTTGCTCGGCCCGGTCGCGGAGGACGTCACCGTCGGCACGTTCCACTCGCTCGGGCTGACCATCCTGCGGGAGAACGCCGAGGCGGTGGGGCTGCCGGGGGACTTCCGCATCGCCGACGACGCGGACCGGACGGCGGCCCGGACCGAGGCCGGCGAGGATGCGGCCGCCTACACCGCCCTGCTGCGCAAACAGCAACTCGTCGACCTGGACGAGCTGCTCACCCTCCCGGTCGAGCTGCTGCGCGGCGACCGGAGGCTGGTGCAGCGGTACCGGGACCGGTGGCAGTGGATCTTCGTAGACGAGTACCAGGACGTCGACGCGGTCCAGTACGAGCTGCTGCGGCTGCTCAGCCCGGCGGACGGCAACCTCTGCGCGATCGGTGACCCGGACCAGGCGATCTACTCGTTCCGGGGCGCGGACGTCGGCTACTTCCTCCGGTTCTCGCAGGACTTCACCGACGCCCGGCTGGTGCGGCTGAACCGCAACTACCGTTCGTCCGCCCCGATCCTGGCCGCGGCGGTGCAGGCCATCACACCGTCCTCGCTGGTCCGGGGACGCCGGCTGGACCCGGCCCGCCTGGATCCGGAGGCGCCGCTGGTCGGCCGCTACCCGGCGGCCACCGTCGCCGACGAGGCCGACTTCGTGGTACGGACCATCGACGATCTGGTCGGCGGCCTCTCCCACCGGTCGCTGGACTCGGGCCGGATCGACGGGCGCAGCTCGACGGTGTCCTTCTCCGACATCGCCGTGCTGTACCGCACCGACGCCCAGGCGGCCCCGATCGTGGACGCCCTGGCCCGGGCGAACATCCCGGTGCAGAAGCGCTCACACGACCGGCTGCGGGACCGGCCGGGCGTGTCGGCCATCGCCCGCGAGCTGCGCCACGCCGACGGGCTCGACGGGGCCCTGCCGGCCCGGGTACGCCTGGTCGGGCAGGTTCTCGCCGACCGGTTCGCCACGCCCACCCTGGACTCCACCGGCTCGGTCCGCCCCGAGGACGTCCGGACGGCGGTGGACCTGCTCACCCCGCTGGCCCGGCGCTGCGGCGACGACCTGCCGCTGTTCCTCTCGCAGCTCGCCACCGGCGCGGAGGTCGACGCGCTCGACCCACGCGCCGAGGCGGTCACCCTGCTCACGCTGCACGCCGCGAAGGGCCTGGAGTTCCCGGTTGTCTTCCTGGTCGGCTGCGAGGACGGGCTGCTGCCGCTGCGTTGGCCCGGCTCCAGCCCGGACGAGGACGACGTCGCGGAGGAGCGGCGGTTGTTCTTCGTCGGGCTGACCCGCGCCCAGGACCGGCTCTACGTCAGCCACACGGGCCGGCGGGTCCGGCACGGGTCGGAACGTGACTGCCGTCCGTCGCCCTTCCTCGACGTGATCGACCCGGGCCTGTTCGAGCGGCTCGGTGGCGCGGAGCCGGCCCGGCCGAAGAACCGTCAGCTCCGGCTCATGTGA
- a CDS encoding MogA/MoaB family molybdenum cofactor biosynthesis protein has protein sequence MIRARVIVASNRAAAGVYADTSGPILVAGLRDLGCAVDGPVVVPDGEPVGEALRAAVADDVDVVLTSGGTGVTPTDRTPDVTRAVLDHEIPGIAEAIRAHSRATVPTAVLSRGLAGVAGRTLVVNLPGSTGGARDGLAVLGPILAHTVDQLRGGDH, from the coding sequence GTGATCCGGGCCCGCGTGATCGTGGCGTCCAACCGTGCCGCCGCCGGGGTGTACGCCGACACCAGCGGCCCGATCCTCGTCGCCGGCCTGCGGGACCTCGGCTGCGCGGTCGACGGCCCGGTGGTGGTGCCCGACGGGGAGCCGGTCGGCGAGGCGTTGCGAGCCGCCGTCGCCGACGACGTCGACGTCGTGCTGACCAGCGGCGGCACCGGAGTCACCCCCACGGACCGGACCCCGGACGTCACCCGGGCGGTCCTCGACCACGAGATCCCCGGCATCGCGGAGGCCATCCGCGCGCACAGCCGGGCCACCGTACCGACCGCGGTGCTCTCCCGGGGGCTCGCCGGGGTGGCCGGACGGACCCTGGTGGTGAACCTCCCCGGCTCCACCGGCGGGGCCCGGGACGGGCTGGCCGTGCTCGGTCCGATCCTCGCGCACACCGTCGACCAGCTGCGGGGCGGCGACCACTGA
- a CDS encoding glycosyltransferase 87 family protein: MPATVGRRADRLAPVRRAARGLDRRAAARLGIVAAAWYGAWLAVGAFGRPYNFFDMKIYHGAMVWWVNGNELYDFIAPDTTLGFTYPPFGGMVMLPMAHLPVGAAGWLNALGSTAALAVVLAGLLRPVVDRIGQSLWFVVAVAVPLAVAIEPVRETLGYGQVNLLLFALITADLLGLRWRSRRGTRYRRDDGPLRRFVFSGVWAGAGIGLATSIKLTPALFIVYLLITRQWRAAATATGTAVGVTLGMFTLAGTESRAYFTRVLWQTERVGAADMTPNQSLAGLLARLYDSIETPGLLWLAFAVLVLALGLSRAANARADGDELTAFTLVGLTTNVISPISWTHHLVWVIPAIVVLADAALRRREASRGPLQRSGPASSYGGPPGVNGLRPPIWYPTMTGFRHGAVAVLLYLLFLVSPIWPYEHQLPEVSHYADGLFGALMENSLALALIVLVAALPWRPGAEPAFYAERRGRPDLAARR, from the coding sequence ATGCCGGCGACCGTCGGGAGACGGGCGGACCGTCTCGCCCCTGTGCGCCGTGCAGCCCGTGGGCTCGACCGCCGGGCGGCCGCACGCCTGGGGATCGTGGCCGCCGCCTGGTACGGCGCGTGGCTCGCCGTCGGCGCGTTCGGCCGACCGTACAACTTCTTCGACATGAAGATCTACCACGGCGCGATGGTCTGGTGGGTCAACGGCAACGAGTTGTACGACTTCATCGCCCCCGACACCACCTTGGGTTTCACCTACCCGCCCTTCGGCGGGATGGTCATGCTGCCCATGGCGCACCTGCCGGTCGGGGCCGCCGGCTGGCTGAACGCCCTCGGCAGCACCGCCGCGCTGGCGGTCGTCCTGGCCGGACTGCTCCGGCCGGTCGTCGACCGGATCGGGCAGTCGCTCTGGTTCGTGGTCGCGGTCGCGGTGCCGCTGGCCGTCGCCATCGAGCCGGTCCGCGAGACGCTCGGCTACGGCCAGGTCAACCTGCTGCTCTTCGCGCTGATCACGGCGGATCTGCTGGGCCTGCGGTGGCGGTCCCGGCGGGGCACCCGGTACCGCAGGGACGACGGTCCGCTGCGCCGCTTCGTGTTCAGCGGCGTCTGGGCCGGTGCGGGCATCGGGCTGGCCACCTCGATCAAGCTCACCCCGGCGCTGTTCATCGTCTACCTGCTGATCACCCGGCAGTGGCGGGCCGCCGCGACCGCGACCGGTACCGCGGTCGGCGTCACGTTGGGCATGTTCACGCTGGCCGGCACGGAGTCCCGCGCGTACTTCACCCGGGTGCTCTGGCAGACCGAGCGGGTCGGCGCGGCCGACATGACCCCCAACCAGTCGCTGGCCGGGCTACTGGCCCGGCTCTACGACTCGATCGAGACGCCCGGGTTGCTCTGGCTGGCGTTCGCGGTGCTGGTGCTCGCGCTCGGCCTCTCCCGGGCGGCCAACGCCCGTGCCGACGGCGACGAGCTGACCGCGTTCACCCTGGTCGGGCTCACCACCAACGTGATCAGCCCGATCTCCTGGACGCACCACCTGGTCTGGGTCATCCCGGCGATCGTGGTGCTGGCCGACGCCGCGCTGCGGCGACGGGAGGCGAGCCGGGGTCCGTTGCAGCGGTCCGGGCCGGCATCGTCGTACGGTGGCCCACCCGGGGTCAACGGCCTGCGCCCGCCGATCTGGTACCCGACGATGACCGGGTTCCGCCACGGAGCCGTCGCCGTCCTGCTCTACCTGCTCTTCCTGGTCTCGCCGATCTGGCCGTACGAGCACCAGCTCCCCGAGGTGTCGCACTACGCCGACGGACTGTTCGGCGCGCTGATGGAGAACTCGCTGGCGCTGGCGCTGATCGTGCTGGTGGCGGCCCTGCCGTGGCGGCCCGGTGCCGAGCCGGCCTTCTACGCCGAGCGGCGGGGCCGCCCCGACCTGGCCGCCCGCCGCTGA
- a CDS encoding molybdenum cofactor biosynthesis protein MoaE produces the protein MTAQPAAGRTVIAEVTTAPLDVAAHEAAVADRRAGAVVTFLGVVRDHDHGRSVDALEYEGHPSAAEVLRTVAAEVAADPDVYAVAVSHRIGPLEIGDAALVAAVSTAHRAAAFAACARLVDEVKARLPIWKRQVFADGTEEWVNCP, from the coding sequence GTGACCGCCCAGCCGGCCGCCGGTCGCACGGTGATCGCCGAGGTCACCACCGCGCCGCTCGACGTCGCCGCGCACGAGGCGGCGGTCGCCGACCGGCGGGCCGGTGCGGTGGTCACCTTCCTGGGTGTGGTCCGCGACCACGACCACGGCCGGTCGGTGGACGCGCTGGAGTACGAGGGGCACCCCAGCGCTGCCGAGGTGCTCCGCACGGTCGCCGCCGAGGTCGCGGCCGACCCGGACGTGTACGCGGTCGCCGTGTCGCACCGGATCGGTCCTCTGGAGATCGGGGACGCGGCTCTGGTGGCGGCGGTGAGCACCGCCCACCGGGCGGCCGCCTTCGCCGCCTGTGCCCGTCTGGTCGACGAGGTGAAGGCGCGGCTGCCGATCTGGAAACGGCAGGTCTTCGCCGACGGCACCGAGGAGTGGGTCAACTGCCCCTGA
- a CDS encoding LppU/SCO3897 family protein, which translates to MGDEPERHPSQPTDPRRRSGGRGRMVAVLAVLALLVLGGGATLFYLAGTDRADPPPVTALPSATTAPTGQPSGQPDGSADVSPSALAPESSADPRFARAGQCVRNAGPADGRPKLLVTECAPKTYEVLRRFDGATSGEKDAEAKCAAVDGYTDWYFYNSELDTLDFVLCLKLR; encoded by the coding sequence CTGGGCGACGAGCCGGAGCGCCATCCCTCGCAGCCGACCGACCCACGCCGGCGTTCCGGCGGTCGGGGCCGGATGGTCGCGGTGCTCGCCGTGCTGGCGCTGCTGGTGCTCGGCGGCGGCGCCACCCTGTTCTATCTCGCGGGCACCGACCGGGCCGACCCGCCGCCGGTCACCGCGCTGCCCTCGGCCACGACCGCCCCGACCGGGCAGCCCTCGGGACAGCCGGACGGCTCGGCGGACGTCTCACCGAGCGCCCTGGCGCCCGAGTCGTCGGCAGATCCGCGCTTCGCCAGGGCGGGACAGTGCGTCCGCAACGCCGGACCGGCCGACGGCCGGCCGAAGCTGCTGGTCACCGAGTGCGCGCCGAAGACCTACGAGGTGCTGCGCCGGTTCGACGGGGCGACCAGTGGCGAGAAGGACGCCGAGGCGAAGTGCGCCGCCGTCGACGGCTACACCGACTGGTACTTCTACAACAGCGAGCTGGACACCCTCGACTTCGTGCTCTGCCTGAAGCTGCGCTGA
- a CDS encoding DoxX family protein — protein MKPVRSLARVLMSGIFLASGVQQLRNPGQFTAQAKPVTDRITPLLEQTGGSLPSDAEALVRANGAAQLAGGLMLATGHLTRPAALLLAGSLVPTTLAGHPFWSRDDPATRTNHQVHFLKNLGLLGGLLLAAADTEGRPSLRWRAGHRIGHSRRSVQRAVRTARRETRLAVRSAAAARRLPG, from the coding sequence ATGAAACCCGTACGTTCCCTCGCCCGTGTCCTGATGAGCGGCATCTTCCTGGCCAGCGGCGTCCAGCAGCTGCGCAACCCGGGGCAGTTCACCGCGCAGGCCAAGCCGGTCACCGACCGGATCACCCCCCTGCTCGAGCAGACCGGTGGGAGCCTGCCCAGCGACGCCGAGGCGCTGGTCCGGGCCAACGGCGCGGCGCAGCTGGCCGGCGGGCTGATGCTCGCCACCGGCCACCTCACCCGGCCTGCGGCGCTGCTGCTGGCCGGCTCGCTGGTGCCGACCACCCTCGCCGGCCATCCCTTCTGGAGCCGGGACGACCCGGCGACGCGCACCAACCACCAGGTGCACTTCCTGAAGAACCTCGGGTTGCTCGGCGGGCTGCTGCTCGCCGCGGCGGACACCGAGGGCCGGCCGAGCCTGCGCTGGCGCGCCGGGCACCGGATCGGCCACTCCCGACGTTCCGTGCAGCGCGCCGTCCGGACCGCCCGGCGGGAGACGCGGCTGGCCGTACGGTCGGCGGCGGCGGCCCGCCGGCTCCCCGGCTGA